A region of Salvia splendens isolate huo1 chromosome 17, SspV2, whole genome shotgun sequence DNA encodes the following proteins:
- the LOC121774215 gene encoding uncharacterized protein LOC121774215: MSAGGSLLKLGEAEALEVIERVASNDEGWRNDRSKSYRVASTSDFDRMDTMSKQLDFLTDKLGYMGTRQVGTEMQQGIEDVNYVHQGGNNRNFNNYRPNQGGGNYNHYGNKVHPNLSYGNPNNALQPPPGFQVSDGQIIEPKKDELKDVLMAFMKQTRECMKDSNKRLVQVEANVNDLNIHMNSIDNQMSQISQAVGIQHQPGQFPSQTVVNPKDFVEEVVEEEEPVEEVPPPKASTVIPAPPAEVKIPFPQRVQKKKLDDHFSRFLDIFRKVHINIPLIEALQQMPKYGKFLKEVIAQKTSWGQVDTINLTENCSALLQRKLPAKLKDPGSFTVDCLIRGYKVENALCDLGTSINLMPLSVFKQLNIGTLKPTSATLQMADRSVVYPEGIVEDLLIKVGEFIFPIDFMVLDMEEDKGVPLLLGRPFLATAEANINVKNGELTIFMGEESQTFSHKPRSMDGRNEECKVVRLKHQVITEEGGSSAVRKVKQKDFYDLHMEMMASTNSKPIAWIDADHSCPSPVHSVIITEPPRMGVKYQLLPREERQLLQH, encoded by the exons ATGAGCGCCGGAGGATCTCTCTTGAAGTTGGGAGAAGCTGAAGCACTTGAGGTGATTGAGAGAGTGGCTTCAAATGATGAGGGATGGAGGAACGATAGAAGCAAATCCTATAGGGTGGCATCCACCTCCGATTTTGATAGGATGGATACAATGTCCAAGCAGCTGGACTTCCTAACTGACAAGCTTGGGTATATGGGAACAAGGCAAGTTGGGACTGAGATGCAACAAGGAATCGAAGATGTAAACTACGTTCACCAAGGTGGCAATAACAGAAATTTCAACAATTACCGCCCCAATCAAGGAGGAGGCAATTACAACCACTATGGGAACAAGGTGCATCCCAACTTGTCCTACGGGAACCCAAATAATGCCTTGCAACCACCACCCGGATTCCAGGTATCAGATGGCCAAATCATAGAACCGAAGAAGGATGAGCTGAAAGATGTGTTAATGGCTTTTATGAAACAAACGAGAGAGTGCATGAAAGACTCCAACAAAAGGCTAGTGCAGGTTGAAGCTaatgtgaatgacttgaatatTCACATGAACAGCATCGATAACCAGATGAGCCAGATTTCACAGGCTGTGGGTATTCAGCATCAACCAGGCCAATTCCCTTCACAAACGGTTGTAAATCCTAAAGACT TTGTAGAAGAGGTGGTGGAAGAAGAAGAACCAGTGGAAGAGGTGCCGCCTCCCAAGGCAAGCACCGTGATACCTGCACCCCCTGCTGAGGTTAAGATCCCATTTCCACAGCGCgtgcagaagaagaaactagATGATCACTTCTCTAGGTTTCTTGACATATTCAGAAAAGTGCACATTAACATCCCACTGATTGAGGCACTACAGCAGATGCCGAAGTATGGGAAGTTTCTGAAGGAGGTGATAGCCCAGAAGACCAGTTGGGGACAGGTAGACACTATTAATCTAACTGAAAATTGCAGTGCTCTGCTGCAAAGGAAACTGCCTGCCAAGCTGAAGGATCCTGGAAGTTTCACTGTCGACTGCCTCATTAGGGGCTATAAGGTGGAGAATGCTCTCTGCGATCTAGGCACGAGTATTAATCTTATGCCACTATCAGTGTTCAAGCAACTGAACATCGGTACTTTGAAGCCCACCTCAGCCACACTACAGATGGCAGACAGATCTGTCGTGTATCCAGAGGGCATCGTGGAAGACCTACTGATTAAGGTCGGGGAATTTATTTTTCCCATCGATTTTATGGTCTTGGACATGGAAGAAGACAAGGGAGTCCCCCTACTGCTAGGACGTCCCTTCCTCGCCACTGCTGAGGCAAATATAAACGTGAAAAATGGAGAGTTGACAATCTTCATGGGAGAAGAAAGTCAGACGTTTTCCCACAAACCGAGAAGCATGGATGGAAGAAATGAGGAGTGCAAAGTGGTGCGTCTGAAGCACCAAGTGATTACTGAAGAAGGAGGATCGAGTGCAGTCAGAAAAGTGAAGCAGAAGGACTTTTATGATCTTCACATGGAGATGATGGCTTCCACTAACTCGAAGCCAATAGCGTGGATCGATGCAGACCATAGTTGCCCTTCACCGGTGCACTCGGTGATCATTACTGAACCCCCTAGGATGGGGGTAAAATACCAACTGCTGCCAAGGGAAGAAAGACAACTACTCCAACACTGA
- the LOC121774922 gene encoding formin-like protein 6, with translation MKANCIISIFLTLSFVAHSKFIGEEEKNNRRILHQPLFPYTSSPPPPPPPSPPAAPNQDHPFFHELPNGPPVDHGQQTPSTTTTSTAAATPPVPRQTNSIKKLAIAVSSAMLSLAMLSAVVFLLYKCRIKRMDESQKLVGGNSHRMNEESRMPPSNFLYIGTVEPSATSIANEANDVAASPYRKLNSGKRSSRYRPSPDLQPLPPLTKPPLPQPPSINSPPPMSSSDDESHDTNFYTPQGSSMSNESPSSRHSYWTNSISQTNRVAHSKRTSPKSRLSASSPDKKPVIIPSIKQSVPPSPPPPPQNSSLQPSKSISFTPKRTKFARPPPPPDMARLRSISDDDQQTSVIPAPAPPPPPPPRPRPPSLPPQLSSIPKKFGDVQQYTPPPFSNKVIKLQSNNTSPKSNQSPTKGVSLTEEVDIEDKSGSKPKLKPLHWDKVRASSDRATVWDQLNSSSFQLDEDAMESLFGFNSANSVAKDATKKSATEQEIRVLDPKKSQNIAILLRALNVTKEEVAEALLDGNPEGLGPELLETLVKMAPTKEEEIKLKDYKGECSKLGSAERFLKAILDIPFAFKRVEAMLYRANFHTEVAYLRKSFQTLEEASKELKNSRMFLKLLEAVLRTGNRMNDGTNRGDARAFKLDTLLKLVDVKGTDGKTTLLHFVVQEIIRSEGTDSDPVSETKMNIKSKEEEFKKQGLHIVSGLSKEIASVKNAAGMDSDVLSSYVSKLDMGLQKVRLVMQYERQSTQGKFFDSMKEFLKEATEEITRIKDEERKALSLVKEVTEYFHGNAAKEEAHPFRIFMVVRDFLSILDNVCKDVGKMHDRATVGAGRSFRMPATASLLVLNRYHMRPDTSPGEDSM, from the exons ATGAAGGCTAATTGTATCATTAGCATTTTCTTGACCCTATCATTTGTTGCACACTCCAAATTCATTGGTGAAGAGGAGAAAAACAACAGAAGGATTCTACATCAACCACTCTTTCCATACACTTCAtctccgccgcctccgcctcctccgtcTCCGCCTGCAGCTCCGAACCAAGACCATCCCTTCTTCCACGAGCTTCCGAATGGACCCCCGGTGGATCATGGCCAGCAAACGccatccaccaccaccaccagcactGCTGCGGCAACCCCACCTGTCCCCCGGCAGACCAATTCGATCAAGAAACTCGCCATCGCAGTCTCGTCTGCGATGCTGTCGCTGGCGATGCTGTCGGCAGTGGTGTTCCTTCTCTACAAGTGCCGCATCAAGCGTATGGATGAGTCGCAGAAGCTTGTTGGAGGGAATTCGCATAGGATGAATGAGGAATCAAGAATGCCGCCATCGAATTTCTTGTACATTGGCACAGTGGAACCGTCTGCCACAAGCATAGCTAACGAGGCGAATGATGTGGCCGCCTCGCCCTACCGGAAACTGAACTCGGGGAAGCGATCTAGTCGTTATCGGCCAAGTCCAGACCTGCAGCCGCTGCCGCCATTGACGAAGCCGCCACTGCCGCAGCCTCCTAGCATCAATTCGCCGCCACCGATGTCGTCCTCTGACGACGAGAGCCACGACACCAACTTCTACACTCCACAAGGGTCATCGATGAGCAACGAGTCGCCTAGCTCCCGCCACAGCTACTGGACTAACAGCATTAGCCAAACTAATCGAGTTGCTCATTCCAAGAGAACTTCACCTAAATCTCGCCTCTCAGCCTCATCTCCAGATAAAAAGCCGGTGATAATCCCCTCCATCAAGCAGTCAGTGCCGCCTTctccgccaccaccgccgcaaAATTCTTCATTGCAGCCCAGCAAATCAATATCATTCACTCCCAAAAGGACCAAATTTGCACGACCTCCACCACCTCCAGATATGGCTCGGCTCCGATCAATAAGCGATGATGATCAGCAGACATCTGTAATCCCAGCTCCAGCTCCAcccccaccgccgccgcctcgtCCTCGTCCTCCATCGCTGCCACCACAGCTGTCATCTATCCCCAAAAAATTTGGAGATGTACAACAATATACACCACCACCATTTTCCAATAAAGTGATAAAACTACAGTCAAACAATACTAGCCCCAAATCAAACCAGAGTCCTACTAAAGGTGTTAGTTTGACAGAGGAAGTAGATATAGAGGACAAGAGTGGATCTAAACCAAAACTGAAGCCTCTGCATTGGGACAAAGTACGAGCCAGCTCAGACCGAGCCACAGTTTGGGACCAGTTGAACTCCAGCTCCTTCCA GTTGGATGAGGATGCCATGGAGTCGCTTTTCGGATTCAATTCTGCAAATTCAGTTGCAAAAGATGCTACTAAAAAGTCAGCTACGGAGCAGGAGATCAGAGTGTTGGATCCGAAGAAGTCCCAGAACATCGCAATCCTATTACGCGCATTGAATGTCACAAAAGAAGAGGTTGCTGAAGCACTTCTAGATG GAAATCCAGAGGGATTGGGTCCTGAGCTCTTGGAGACTTTGGTAAAGATGGCACCAACCAAGGAGGAAGAGATAAAACTTAAAGACTACAAGGGTGAATGCTCGAAATTGGGGTCAGCAGAGCGATTCCTCAAGGCAATTCTTGATATTCCATTTGCCTTTAAAAGAGTGGAAGCCATGCTTTATAGAGCCAACTTCCACACAGAAGTAGCATACTTGAGAAAGTCTTTTCAAACACTAGAG GAAGCAAGTAAAGAATTGAAGAATAGCCGCATGTTCCTAAAGCTGCTTGAAGCTGTTCTACGGACAGGGAACCGCATGAACGATGGCACAAATCGTGGTGATGCGAGAGCCTTCAAATTGGATACATTGCTAAAGCTAGTAGACGTAAAAGGAACAGATGGAAAGACGACCTTACTTCACTTTGTTGTCCAAGAGATAATCAGGTCAGAAGGCACAGATTCAGATCCAGTAAGTGAAACTAAAATGAATATCAAGTCCAAGGAAGAGGAGTTCAAGAAGCAAGGACTGCACATTGTGTCCGGGCTAAGCAAAGAGATTGCCAGTGTCAAAAATGCAGCAGGAATGGACTCGGACGTACTGAGCAGCTACGTCTCTAAGCTTGATATGGGACTCCAAAAGGTCAGATTAGTCATGCAATACGAGAGGCAAAGCACCCAAGGAAAATTCTTTGATTCAATGAAAGAGTTTCTTAAAGAGGCTACTGAGGAAATCACAAGAATTAAGGACGAAGAAAGGAAAGCTCTGTCGCTGGTGAAAGAGGTAACAGAGTATTTTCATGGAAATGCTGCGAAAGAGGAGGCTCATCCTTTCAGGATTTTCATGGTCGTGCGAGACTTTCTGTCTATACTGGATAATGTGTGCAAAGATGTTGGGAAGATGCATGATAGAGCAACAGTTGGGGCCGGGAGATCATTCCGGATGCCAGCAACTGCATCGTTGCTGGTACTCAATAGATATCACATGCGTCCAGACACAAGTCCGGGGGAAGATAGCATGTAA